Proteins from a genomic interval of Chryseobacterium indologenes:
- the lon gene encoding endopeptidase La, with translation MTEFEDISLEEMISDGFDIVTEEINLSDFAETDKNSEQKIFPILPVRNMVMFPNVVIPITAGRKTSIQLLEEAQKNGDFIGIVSQKNSDLEQPTEKDIYTTGTLAKIIKIIKLPEGNITAITKGFHRFKIKRILDNQPYFKAEISKLKDSRPKNQEEYEALLENIKELALKIIELDPNIPNAANFAIKNINNNDDLLNFICTNANFPSLEKQKLLEEKSLMERANKCYEMMHEDFRKLELRNQIHQKTSKDLDKQQREYFLNQQIRTIQEELGGGPESDVEDFIAKAKTKKWSREVEEHFQKEINRLQRQNPNSPDYNVQRNYLDFFTDLPWETYTKDIFDIAKAEKVLDKAHFGLEDIKKRILEHMAVLKLKNNMKSPILLLVGPPGVGKTSLGKSIADALGRKYFRLSLGGLHDESEIRGHRKTYIGAMAGRILQSIKKAGTSNPVIVLDELDKISQGIHGDPSSALLEVLDPEQNKSFYDNFLEMGYDLSKVMFIATANSLSTIQTPLLDRTEIIQIAGYTLEEKIEIAKRHLIKKQQEENGLDTKSFKLGNAELKHIIEAHTSESGVRTLEKRIASIARWVALQTALVKDYDPKISLEKVDEILGVPRPKSLSEITGVPGVVTGLAWTSVGGDILYIESILSNGKGSLTMTGNLGTVMKESATIALEYIKARHDELGIAQEDLDKKNIHVHVPEGATPKDGPSAGIAMLTSIVSSFKNKKIKPHLAMTGEITLRGKVLPVGGIKEKLLAATRAGIKDVILCEANRKDVEEIKKDYLKNLKVHYVNRMEEVIDIAIEK, from the coding sequence ATGACAGAATTTGAAGATATTAGTTTAGAGGAAATGATCAGCGACGGATTTGACATCGTAACTGAGGAAATCAATCTTTCCGATTTTGCGGAAACTGATAAAAATTCCGAACAGAAAATATTCCCTATACTTCCTGTAAGAAATATGGTCATGTTTCCCAATGTGGTAATTCCTATTACAGCAGGAAGAAAAACATCAATACAGCTTCTTGAAGAAGCCCAGAAAAACGGAGATTTCATAGGAATTGTAAGCCAGAAAAATTCAGATCTGGAACAACCTACAGAAAAAGATATTTATACTACCGGTACTTTAGCAAAGATCATTAAGATCATTAAGCTTCCGGAAGGCAATATAACGGCTATTACAAAAGGATTTCACAGATTTAAGATCAAAAGAATCCTTGATAACCAGCCCTATTTCAAAGCTGAAATTTCAAAATTAAAGGATTCGAGACCAAAAAACCAGGAAGAATACGAAGCATTACTGGAAAACATCAAGGAACTGGCCCTTAAAATTATCGAGCTGGATCCGAATATTCCTAATGCAGCCAATTTTGCGATCAAGAACATCAATAACAACGATGACCTTCTTAATTTCATCTGCACGAATGCCAATTTCCCATCTTTGGAAAAGCAAAAGCTGCTTGAGGAAAAAAGCCTGATGGAAAGGGCTAATAAGTGCTACGAAATGATGCATGAGGATTTCAGAAAGCTTGAATTAAGAAACCAGATTCATCAGAAAACATCAAAAGACCTTGATAAGCAACAGAGAGAATACTTTCTGAATCAGCAGATCAGAACGATCCAGGAAGAACTTGGAGGCGGTCCTGAAAGTGATGTTGAGGATTTTATTGCCAAAGCAAAAACTAAAAAATGGAGCCGTGAGGTAGAGGAACATTTCCAGAAGGAAATCAACAGGCTACAGCGTCAGAACCCTAATTCCCCGGATTATAATGTACAAAGAAATTATCTTGATTTCTTTACAGATCTGCCTTGGGAAACGTATACAAAAGATATTTTTGATATCGCAAAAGCTGAAAAAGTTTTAGACAAAGCTCATTTCGGACTTGAGGATATCAAGAAAAGGATTTTGGAGCATATGGCTGTTTTAAAATTGAAAAACAACATGAAATCTCCTATTCTATTATTGGTAGGGCCTCCGGGAGTAGGAAAAACTTCTCTTGGAAAGTCTATTGCTGATGCTTTAGGAAGAAAATATTTTAGATTATCTTTGGGCGGGCTTCATGATGAAAGTGAGATCCGTGGACACAGAAAAACCTATATAGGTGCTATGGCCGGAAGAATTCTGCAGTCTATTAAAAAAGCAGGCACTTCCAATCCTGTAATTGTTCTGGATGAGCTTGATAAAATTTCCCAAGGAATTCATGGAGATCCGAGCTCAGCACTTTTAGAAGTTCTTGATCCTGAACAAAATAAGTCTTTTTATGATAACTTCCTTGAGATGGGCTACGACCTATCAAAAGTAATGTTTATTGCCACTGCCAATTCATTGTCAACGATACAAACTCCTCTTTTAGACAGAACTGAAATTATTCAGATTGCAGGATACACTTTAGAGGAAAAGATTGAGATCGCCAAAAGACATTTAATTAAGAAACAGCAGGAAGAAAACGGCCTCGATACCAAATCATTCAAGCTCGGGAATGCTGAACTTAAGCACATTATTGAAGCACATACTTCGGAAAGCGGAGTAAGAACTTTAGAAAAGAGAATTGCTTCTATTGCGAGATGGGTAGCTTTACAAACGGCTTTGGTAAAAGACTACGATCCAAAAATTTCGCTGGAAAAAGTAGACGAAATTCTTGGAGTTCCGAGACCGAAAAGTTTATCTGAAATTACGGGAGTTCCAGGAGTAGTAACAGGTTTAGCCTGGACCAGCGTTGGTGGAGATATTCTTTATATTGAAAGTATTCTTAGCAATGGTAAAGGATCATTAACAATGACCGGTAACCTCGGAACAGTAATGAAGGAGTCGGCAACAATTGCTTTAGAGTATATTAAAGCCAGACATGATGAACTGGGCATTGCGCAGGAAGATCTGGATAAGAAAAACATTCACGTACACGTTCCTGAGGGAGCAACTCCAAAAGATGGCCCATCAGCAGGTATTGCGATGTTGACTTCTATTGTTTCTTCTTTTAAAAATAAAAAAATCAAACCTCACCTTGCCATGACGGGAGAAATCACTTTGAGGGGGAAAGTACTTCCTGTAGGCGGTATTAAAGAAAAACTTCTTGCCGCAACAAGAGCCGGTATTAAGGATGTAATTCTTTGTGAGGCCAACAGAAAGGATGTAGAAGAAATCAAAAAAGATTATTTAAAAAATCTGAAAGTACATTATGTCAACAGAATGGAAGAAGTCATTGATATTGCCATTGAAAAATAA